One window from the genome of Andrena cerasifolii isolate SP2316 chromosome 3, iyAndCera1_principal, whole genome shotgun sequence encodes:
- the LOC143367194 gene encoding ionotropic receptor 75a, with translation MRGFLIVLLEMVLVSSAQDHIFIRDYFLHKRVRNVVGFSCGDTIGDFNLLRTLSTTGVYTIIREPSVKIDFRRFLRSDTWTVGVIVDLRCHNETAVRIFAEGSKYRMYDYSYNWLVFGSNYNQSLSLLNDTAYNMVTDLVLAISNSRDGYDLYDVYNHCKYRGGSLNVTELGTWRSDLGLSVTLTQPLINRRANMHGMRLKISGVIQYRPKDMRLEDYMQDINTRSLDSMHKFVHAMILHTGDLFNYSVHASEIIYWDRHSVHGLIFEFLQANYIDFASNPRIMVSERLDYASLIGAAWPIRPCFMLLSTSTNKIKLEIFLKPFTRQTWYTFAAFGLFCIFVIKLIMNQEGIGKKEKYSGAVVLSVGILSQQGANLFPKRVACRIALFQMTIHGWIMYNYYSASIVSARLSEPLDMMEDSVTVLADSNLKIAAEAVPYLNYFLYKLNWESDYFRTKRWDPLPESKRYLPIEEGIKQVSQGILAYHTDPNTAYPYVERMFDSNKICELTEIHLFKQSVMGMYASHNGQFVEMAKIGLTKMFNTGLRDRQIKHWSSRKPQCQPDTLSTRSITIYETAPALILLAFGIVIAGGICISENIIYKRSRKKTVMNRKKIAGARGSITSGNSKDNLLDLQL, from the exons ATGCGCGGgtttttaatcgttttattgGAAATGGTTTTGGTGTCGAGCGCGCAGGATCATATTTTTATTCGCGATTATTTCCTGCATAAGCGGGTGCGGAATGTCGTGGGATTTTCTTGTGGTGACACAATAG GTGACTTCAATCTCCTAAGAACCCTGAGCACCACAGGCGTGTACACCATAATACGAGAACCCAGCGTGAAGATCGACTTCCGTAGATTTCTGAGAAGCGACACTTGGACGGTGGGAGTCATCGTTGACCTTCGTTGCCACAATGAAACCGCCGTTCGGATCTTCGCCGAA GGCTCCAAGTACAGAATGTACGATTACTCGTACAATTGGCTGGTGTTCGGCTCTAATTACAATCAGAGTCTGTCGCTCTTGAACGACACCGCCTACAACATGGTGACAGACCTTGTTCTGGCGATATCGAACAGCCGCGATGGTTACGATCTCTACGACGTTTACAATCACTGCAAATATCGCGGCGGCTCGCTGAACGTGACGGAACTGGGCACATGGCGGAGTGATTTGGGGCTGAGCGTCACTTTGACGCAGCCTTTAATTAACAGGAGAGCCAACATGCACGGGATGAGGCTGAAAATATCGGGGGTG ATACAATACAGACCAAAGGACATGCGTCTCGAGGATTACATGCAGGATATCAATACGAGGTCCTTAGACAGTATGCACAAATTCGTGCACGCCATGATACTGCATACAGGGGACCTTTTTAATTACAG tgtCCATGCGTCTGAAATAATATACTGGGACAGGCACAGCGTGCACGGTTtgattttcgaatttctgcAAGCGAATTACATCGACTTCGCCAGTAATCCGAGGATCATGGTGTCCGAGCGATTGGATTATGCTAGTCTTATTGGAGCAGCTTGGCCAATTCG GCCCTGCTTCATGCTGTTGTCGACTTCGACCAACAAGATCAAGCTGGAGATCTTCCTGAAGCCCTTCACCCGACAAACCTGGTACACTTTCGCGGCTTTCGGTTTGTTCTGCATATTcgttataaaattaataatgaatCAGGAGGGAATtgggaagaaagagaaatattcgGGGGCTGTGGTGCTGTCAGTGGGAATCTTATCTCAGCAAG GTGCGAATCTCTTTCCAAAACGCGTGGCATGCCGCATCGCACTTTTCCAAATGACGATACACGGCTGGATAATGTACAATTATTATTCTGCCAGTATCGTTTCCGCTCGGCTGAGCGAGCCCCTTGACATGATGGAGGATTCGGTGACCGTACTCGCAGATAGCAATTTGAAAATTGCTGCTGAGGCTGTGCCTTACCTGAACTACTTTTTGTAC AAATTGAACTGGGAGTCGGATTACTTTCGAACGAAACGCTGGGACCCTTTACCAGAATCGAAGAGATACTTGCCCATTGAAGAGGGTATCAAACAAGTTAGCCAAGGGATTTTGGCGTACCACACTGATCCTAATACAGCGTATCCTTACGTCGAAAGGATGTTCGACTCGAATAAAATCTGCGAGCTCACGGAGATCCACTTGTTTAAACAATCCGTGATGGGCATGTACGCCAGCCATAATGGGCAGTTCGTCGAGATGGCGAAGATAGG ATTGACGAAGATGTTCAACACTGGGCTTCGCGATCGACAAATCAAGCACTGGTCATCAAGAAAACCTCAGTGTCAGCCCGACACATTGTCCACAAGAAGCATCACTATCTACGAAACCGCCCCTGCTCTAATATTACTGGCATTTGGTATCGTCATAGCTGGAGGAATCTGTATCTCAGAGAACATTATTTACAAACGTTCGAGGAA AAAGACAGTGATGAACCGAAAGAAGATTGCTGGCGCGAGGGGGAGCATTACTAGTGGGAACAGTAAAGACAATCTGCTGGATTTGCAGCTCTaa
- the LOC143367167 gene encoding ionotropic receptor 75a isoform X1, giving the protein MLLRGILCLQLIVASWATSIDVIHDYFLFKKITRVAGFSCGGYESESCGSEALVFSKTLQQINFLIYSKIFGTDDQKIIRSFNDAGILVSTETLGPNIVIQRSLRTDYWNLGVFVDLRCPVVDKDIVNIFDEASRYYMFGHLHQWLILGRNIEHTVRLLNDSTFSITTDFVISLPRDDGYILYDIYNHCKHCGGPLSITNFGTWDRETGLNVTLSEGKFSRRRDFQRIKVKSAGVVAKRPVDQDLIEYLNERNAVLEDNWAKFGYSLLVNVAYMYNFSLETIELNYWPPKDRNGPLMSGLRDRLFDLGYYPSILTHERLDWCDVTLQVWPARTCFMFRTLPSQKVDMNIIFRPLEKKVWYMFCVLSLVMVLVLRIIFKSEKQSHYDETVFVIIGAMCQQGLPFENNKLSSRVACLQTLVFGLLMYNCYSAAIVSSRLNNGPTNKMNDSLTSLIRSRMKLSTYKTTFFNILINTKTADVQYFRKHWETIPEGARYQPVLEGIKGIMNPGNAYHTDPNIVYPLIERMFSNDMISQLTEVHLLRPSALGLWSAARGQFQEIVKIGLIRTYTAGIRRRELLRWTSRKPYYNKINQEASSVTIVETVPILLLLIFGMVVSIVICILENIVFRTTLVYANRKK; this is encoded by the exons ATGCTCCTGCGAGGTATTTTGTGTCTGCAGTTAATCGTTGCCTCGTGGGCAACCAGCATCGACGTGATTCACGATTACTTCCTCTTCAAAAAGATCACCAGAGTTGCTGGCTTCTCCTGCGGGGGGTACGAAAGTGAGTCCTGCGGTTCTGAAGCCCTGGTGTTTTCAAAGACCttacaacaaattaattttctgATCTATTCAAAAATATTCGGCACAGATGATCAGAAAATCATCAGATCCTTCAATGACGCTGGCATTTTGGTGTCGACTGAAACGCTTGGACCAAATATTGTTATACAGAGATCATTGCGCACCGATTACTGGAATTTGGGTGTGTTCGTAGATCTACGGTGTCCAGTAGTGGACAAAGACATAGTGAATATCTTCGACGAG GCATCGAGATACTATATGTTCGGGCACTTGCACCAGTGGCTGATTCTGGGAAGGAACATAGAACATACCGTTCGATTATTAAACGACAGTACGTTCAGCATCACCACCGACTTCGTGATTTCTCTGCCAAGGGACGATGGTTACATTCTCTACGATATCTACAACCATTGCAAGCACTGCGGTGGCCCGCTCAGCATTACAAATTTTGGAACCTGGGACAGAGAGACTGGATTGAATGTTACGTTGTCGGAGGGCAAGTTCTCCAGGAGACGAGATTTCCAGCGGATAAAAGTCAAATCTGCTGGTGTT GTAGCGAAGAGACCAGTGGATCAAGATCTGATAGAATATCTCAATGAACGGAATGCTGTGCTGGAAGACAACTGGGCCAAGTTCGGGTATTCTCTTTTAGTGAATGTCGCTTACATGTACAATTTTAG CCTCGAAACGATAGAACTAAATTATTGGCCGCCCAAAGATAGAAATGGACCGTTGATGAGTGGTCTCAGAGATCGACTCTTCGATTTGGGATATTATCCATCGATCCTGACACACGAAAGGCTCGATTGGTGTGATGTAACTCTGCAAGTCTGGCCCGCAAG AACCTGCTTCATGTTTCGTACTCTGCCTTCGCAGAAAGTGGATATGAACATAATCTTCCGGCCGTTGGAGAAGAAAGTTTGGTATATGTTCTGCGTACTGTCGCTCGTTATGGTACTCGTTCTGCGGATAATCTTCAAATCGGAGAAACAGTCCCATTACGATGAGAcggtcttcgtcatcattggggCGATGTGCCAACAAG GACTACCATTCGAGAACAATAAACTTTCGAGCCGCGTTGCCTGCCTACAGACATTGGTCTTTGGTCTGCTCATGTACAATTGTTACTCGGCAGCGATAGTGTCGAGTCGATTGAACAATGGCCCCACGAACAAAATGAACGATTCTTTGACTTCGTTGATAAGGAGCAGAATGAAACTCAGCACTTATAAGACCACTTTCTTCAACATCCTAATAAAT ACCAAGACAGCAGATGTCCAATACTTCAGGAAACACTGGGAGACCATACCAGAAGGGGCGAGGTATCAGCCAGTACTTGAGGGTATCAAAGGGATTATGAATCCTGGAAATGCCTATCACACAGATCCTAATATTGTATACCCACTTATCGAACGCATGTTTTCCAACGATATGATTTCCCAGCTTACCGAAGTTCATTTACTTCGACCTTCAGCGTTAGGTCTGTGGTCGGCAGCACGCGGTCAGTTTCAAGAAATCGTGAAGATCGG ATTAATTAGGACTTATACCGCCGGGATTCGACGTCGAGAGTTGCTGCGATGGACATCTAGAAAGCCTTACTACAATAAAATCAATCAAGAGGCATCCAGCGTAACGATCGTTGAGACAGTGCCGATCCTTCTACTTTTAATCTTCGGAATGGTAGTCTCTATTGTGATCTGCATCCTAGAAAATATCGTGTTTCGTACAACCCTAGTGTACGCGAATAGGAAGAAAtga
- the LOC143367167 gene encoding ionotropic receptor 75a isoform X2, whose amino-acid sequence MLLRGILCLQLIVASWATSIDVIHDYFLFKKITRVAGFSCGGYENDQKIIRSFNDAGILVSTETLGPNIVIQRSLRTDYWNLGVFVDLRCPVVDKDIVNIFDEASRYYMFGHLHQWLILGRNIEHTVRLLNDSTFSITTDFVISLPRDDGYILYDIYNHCKHCGGPLSITNFGTWDRETGLNVTLSEGKFSRRRDFQRIKVKSAGVVAKRPVDQDLIEYLNERNAVLEDNWAKFGYSLLVNVAYMYNFSLETIELNYWPPKDRNGPLMSGLRDRLFDLGYYPSILTHERLDWCDVTLQVWPARTCFMFRTLPSQKVDMNIIFRPLEKKVWYMFCVLSLVMVLVLRIIFKSEKQSHYDETVFVIIGAMCQQGLPFENNKLSSRVACLQTLVFGLLMYNCYSAAIVSSRLNNGPTNKMNDSLTSLIRSRMKLSTYKTTFFNILINTKTADVQYFRKHWETIPEGARYQPVLEGIKGIMNPGNAYHTDPNIVYPLIERMFSNDMISQLTEVHLLRPSALGLWSAARGQFQEIVKIGLIRTYTAGIRRRELLRWTSRKPYYNKINQEASSVTIVETVPILLLLIFGMVVSIVICILENIVFRTTLVYANRKK is encoded by the exons ATGCTCCTGCGAGGTATTTTGTGTCTGCAGTTAATCGTTGCCTCGTGGGCAACCAGCATCGACGTGATTCACGATTACTTCCTCTTCAAAAAGATCACCAGAGTTGCTGGCTTCTCCTGCGGGGGGTACGAAA ATGATCAGAAAATCATCAGATCCTTCAATGACGCTGGCATTTTGGTGTCGACTGAAACGCTTGGACCAAATATTGTTATACAGAGATCATTGCGCACCGATTACTGGAATTTGGGTGTGTTCGTAGATCTACGGTGTCCAGTAGTGGACAAAGACATAGTGAATATCTTCGACGAG GCATCGAGATACTATATGTTCGGGCACTTGCACCAGTGGCTGATTCTGGGAAGGAACATAGAACATACCGTTCGATTATTAAACGACAGTACGTTCAGCATCACCACCGACTTCGTGATTTCTCTGCCAAGGGACGATGGTTACATTCTCTACGATATCTACAACCATTGCAAGCACTGCGGTGGCCCGCTCAGCATTACAAATTTTGGAACCTGGGACAGAGAGACTGGATTGAATGTTACGTTGTCGGAGGGCAAGTTCTCCAGGAGACGAGATTTCCAGCGGATAAAAGTCAAATCTGCTGGTGTT GTAGCGAAGAGACCAGTGGATCAAGATCTGATAGAATATCTCAATGAACGGAATGCTGTGCTGGAAGACAACTGGGCCAAGTTCGGGTATTCTCTTTTAGTGAATGTCGCTTACATGTACAATTTTAG CCTCGAAACGATAGAACTAAATTATTGGCCGCCCAAAGATAGAAATGGACCGTTGATGAGTGGTCTCAGAGATCGACTCTTCGATTTGGGATATTATCCATCGATCCTGACACACGAAAGGCTCGATTGGTGTGATGTAACTCTGCAAGTCTGGCCCGCAAG AACCTGCTTCATGTTTCGTACTCTGCCTTCGCAGAAAGTGGATATGAACATAATCTTCCGGCCGTTGGAGAAGAAAGTTTGGTATATGTTCTGCGTACTGTCGCTCGTTATGGTACTCGTTCTGCGGATAATCTTCAAATCGGAGAAACAGTCCCATTACGATGAGAcggtcttcgtcatcattggggCGATGTGCCAACAAG GACTACCATTCGAGAACAATAAACTTTCGAGCCGCGTTGCCTGCCTACAGACATTGGTCTTTGGTCTGCTCATGTACAATTGTTACTCGGCAGCGATAGTGTCGAGTCGATTGAACAATGGCCCCACGAACAAAATGAACGATTCTTTGACTTCGTTGATAAGGAGCAGAATGAAACTCAGCACTTATAAGACCACTTTCTTCAACATCCTAATAAAT ACCAAGACAGCAGATGTCCAATACTTCAGGAAACACTGGGAGACCATACCAGAAGGGGCGAGGTATCAGCCAGTACTTGAGGGTATCAAAGGGATTATGAATCCTGGAAATGCCTATCACACAGATCCTAATATTGTATACCCACTTATCGAACGCATGTTTTCCAACGATATGATTTCCCAGCTTACCGAAGTTCATTTACTTCGACCTTCAGCGTTAGGTCTGTGGTCGGCAGCACGCGGTCAGTTTCAAGAAATCGTGAAGATCGG ATTAATTAGGACTTATACCGCCGGGATTCGACGTCGAGAGTTGCTGCGATGGACATCTAGAAAGCCTTACTACAATAAAATCAATCAAGAGGCATCCAGCGTAACGATCGTTGAGACAGTGCCGATCCTTCTACTTTTAATCTTCGGAATGGTAGTCTCTATTGTGATCTGCATCCTAGAAAATATCGTGTTTCGTACAACCCTAGTGTACGCGAATAGGAAGAAAtga